The DNA region TCGACGTAGGCCCCCTGGCCCGAACGGCGCGCCGGCGCCGGGAGGGGCCACACCGGACGGGCGCCGTTCGCCTTTCGACGGACGAACCGCATCGAAAGCCTGGGTTCCCGGCCGTCCTCAGCTCTGTGCAGTTTTGACGCACAGAAGTTCGGCGGAAGGAGCGGCGGGTATGCCGATTACCGATGCGGATATTGGGCCTGATGTGGGCATCTTCTACCCGGATCTAGTCAATATTTATGGATGCCGAATCGAAAGCGGTTCGCGCATCGGCCCCTTCGTCGAGATCCAGCGCGGCAGCCAGATCGGCCCGCGCTGCAAGATCTCCTCGCACAGCTTCATCTGCGCGGGCGTCTCGATCGGGGCCGAGGTGTTCGTCGGCCACGGCGTGGTCTTCACCAACGAGCTCTATCCGGAAGCCACCAACGCGGACGGCAGCCTGAAGCGGGACGGCGAGTGGGAGCTCGTCGAGACCGTGGTCGAGGCCCGCGCCTCCATCGGCTCCAACGCCACCATCGTGGCGGGGATCACGATCGGCGAGGGCGCCCTGGTGGGCGCCGGGGCCGTCGTCACCCGGGACGTCCCGGCCTTCGCCATCGTCGCCGGATGCCCCGCACGGGTCGTCGGCGACACGCGCACCAAG from Methylobacterium sp. NMS14P includes:
- a CDS encoding acyltransferase, with amino-acid sequence MPITDADIGPDVGIFYPDLVNIYGCRIESGSRIGPFVEIQRGSQIGPRCKISSHSFICAGVSIGAEVFVGHGVVFTNELYPEATNADGSLKRDGEWELVETVVEARASIGSNATIVAGITIGEGALVGAGAVVTRDVPAFAIVAGCPARVVGDTRTKRAESAARARSVQSPRPEPAEPLQVA